A genomic window from Lycium barbarum isolate Lr01 chromosome 4, ASM1917538v2, whole genome shotgun sequence includes:
- the LOC132637700 gene encoding uncharacterized protein LOC132637700: protein MVSKEGIMVDPKKIKAEKKVITYASRQLKIHEKNYPTYDLELAAVIKEKKFEDARLCKICDKVLSGEVKETMIDSEGILRIKGRICVPCVDDLIRTILEESHSSRYSIHPGATKMYHDLRRHYRWARMKHDIVEFVSQCLYCQQIKYEYQSPGDMLQGMPIPK from the exons ATGGTTTCGAAGGAGGGGATTATGGTGGATCCTAAGAAGATTAAGGCA gaaaagaaagTTATtacgtatgcttctagacagctgaagattcatgaaaagaactatcctacGTATGATTTAGAGTTAGCAGcggtg ATTAAAGAAAAGAAGTTTGAGGATGCAAGATTGTGCAAGATTTGTGATAAGGTTTTGAGTGGTGAGGTCAAAGAGACCATGATTGACAGTGAGGGGATCTTAAGAATCAAGGGACGTATTTGCGTTCCTTGTGTTGATGACTTAATTCGGACGATTTTGGAGGAGTCCCATAgttctagatattctattcatcctggtgctaccaaaatgtatcatgacttGAGGCGACACTAcaggtgggctaggatgaagcatGATATTGTTGAGTTTGTTTCTCAGTGTCTATATTGTCAGCAGATAAAGTACGAGTACCAAAGTCCCGGGGATATGCTTCAGGGGATGCCCATTCCTAAGTGA